The DNA window CTGAAAAAGAGCTGAATAAAGTTCGTGCGGAACAGATCGCTATGATCTTCCAGGACCCAATGACGTCACTTAACCCTTACATGAAGGTGAGTGATCAGCTGATGGAAGTACTGATGCTTCACAAAGGCATGGGTAAAGCGGAAGCCTTCGAAGAATCTGTGCGTATGCTTGAAGCGGTGAAAATCCCGGAAGCTCGTAAGCGTATTACCATGTACCCTCACGAGTTTTCCGGCGGTATGCGCCAGCGTGTAATGATCGCGATGGCGCTGCTATGTCGTCCTAAGTTACTTATTGCGGATGAACCGACTACTGCACTGGACGTAACCGTTCAGGCGCAGATCATGGAACTGCTTAACGAACTGAAAGACGAGTTTAATACCGCTATCATCATGATCACGCACGACCTTGGTGTTGTTGCTGGTTCATGTGACAAAGTATTGGTTATGTACGCTGGTCGTACAATGGAATACGGTACGGTTGATGAAATCTTCTACAACCCGAGCCACCCATACGCAGAAGGTCTGCTGAAAGCGATTCCTCGCCTAGATACAGAAGGTGAGATTCTGCCTACGATTCCTGGCAACCCGCCAAACTTACTTCGCCTGCCACCTGGCTGTCCTTATCAGGAACGTTGCCACCGTGTGATGGATCGTTGTAAACAAGAAGCGCCAATTTTGACACCGTTCGGTGATGGTCGT is part of the Vibrio sp. B1FLJ16 genome and encodes:
- a CDS encoding ABC transporter ATP-binding protein translates to MSLLDVKDLRVEFTTQDGIVTAVNDLNFSLNQGETLGIVGESGSGKSQTVFAIMGLLAKNGIISGSAKFEGKEILNLPEKELNKVRAEQIAMIFQDPMTSLNPYMKVSDQLMEVLMLHKGMGKAEAFEESVRMLEAVKIPEARKRITMYPHEFSGGMRQRVMIAMALLCRPKLLIADEPTTALDVTVQAQIMELLNELKDEFNTAIIMITHDLGVVAGSCDKVLVMYAGRTMEYGTVDEIFYNPSHPYAEGLLKAIPRLDTEGEILPTIPGNPPNLLRLPPGCPYQERCHRVMDRCKQEAPILTPFGDGRQRACFSDWEAWKK